A genome region from Dioscorea cayenensis subsp. rotundata cultivar TDr96_F1 unplaced genomic scaffold, TDr96_F1_v2_PseudoChromosome.rev07_lg8_w22 25.fasta BLBR01000275.1, whole genome shotgun sequence includes the following:
- the LOC120253994 gene encoding LOB domain-containing protein 12-like — translation MMVGNSPCASCKLLRRRCAKDCIFAPFFPSGDPQKFAIVHKIFGASNVSKMLQELPINQRADAVSSLVYEANARMRDPVYGCVGAISYLQNQVSQLQMQLAVAQAEILCMQMQQETSLINQHVLESNSNKSFLSSINPQLIMNFSTSTNLVEEPLKQESLWT, via the exons ATGATGGTTGGAAACTCTCCTTGTGCTTCTTGCAAACTTCTTCGCCGACGATGTGCCAAAGACTGCATCTTCGCTCCTTTCTTCCCTTCCGGTGATCCTCAAAAGTTCGCCATTGTCCACAAAATCTTCGGCGCAAGCAATGTTAGCAAAATGTTACAG GAGTTACCTATTAATCAAAGAGCAGATGCGGTGAGTAGTTTGGTGTACGAGGCGAATGCGAGAATGAGAGATCCCGTCTATGGTTGCGTCGGAGCGATTTCATATCTCCAAAATCAAGTTTCACAACTTCAAATGCAGCTTGCTGTTGCTCAAGCTGAGATCTTATGCATGCAAATGCAACAAGAGACCTCTTTGATCAATCAACATGTTTTAGAATCAAATAGCAACAAGTCCTTCCTTTCAAGCATTAATCCTCAACTCATTATGAACTTCTCCACATCTACCAATCTAGTTGAAGAGCCTCTCAAGCAAGAGTCCCTTTGGACATAG